One Desulfonispora thiosulfatigenes DSM 11270 DNA window includes the following coding sequences:
- a CDS encoding metallophosphoesterase family protein → MKIATISDIHGNLPALINAYDNIKKEGIDTIICLGDLVGYGPFPNEVIEFIKDKNILTIKGNYDASVVDNKFSYIRDTEINKFSLPWAVNELSAEHRNYLLHLPKEINLKFNDKSITFVHGSPRKINEYLHLDSKEAEEVMKDFSGDLLVCAHTHLPYIKKYQNKILFNQGSIGKPKFGKPNSSYGVIEILNDQAEILIEIKEISYDFHKTIEVMKAKNFPEKIITSIETGIEK, encoded by the coding sequence ATGAAAATTGCAACTATCTCAGATATTCATGGCAATCTACCTGCTCTTATAAATGCCTATGATAATATAAAAAAGGAAGGTATAGACACTATTATTTGTCTTGGTGACTTGGTAGGATATGGTCCTTTTCCTAATGAGGTTATAGAATTTATTAAAGATAAAAATATTCTGACCATTAAGGGTAATTATGATGCTTCGGTTGTGGATAATAAATTTAGCTATATAAGAGATACCGAAATAAATAAATTTTCTCTTCCCTGGGCTGTTAATGAATTAAGTGCGGAACATAGAAATTATCTATTACATCTGCCTAAAGAAATAAATCTTAAATTTAATGATAAGTCTATTACCTTTGTGCATGGAAGTCCACGTAAAATAAATGAATATTTACATTTAGACTCAAAAGAAGCAGAAGAAGTGATGAAAGATTTTAGTGGGGATCTTTTAGTGTGTGCTCATACCCATCTTCCTTATATAAAAAAATATCAAAACAAAATCTTATTTAATCAAGGTAGTATCGGCAAACCTAAGTTTGGCAAACCAAATTCTAGTTACGGTGTCATCGAAATACTAAATGATCAAGCTGAAATATTAATTGAGATTAAAGAAATTAGCTATGACTTCCACAAAACTATCGAGGTCATGAAAGCAAAGAACTTTCCAGAAAAAATTATTACATCCATCGAAACTGGTATAGAAAAGTAA